A single window of Cervus canadensis isolate Bull #8, Minnesota chromosome 17, ASM1932006v1, whole genome shotgun sequence DNA harbors:
- the LOC122454950 gene encoding myeloid-associated differentiation marker-like has protein sequence MCSSSGLLSAILLGYFLRLLQLLSTCLAFSLVASVGTWMGAVSNWSIFIWCFCFLVTLIILIIEFCGLQSRFPFSWYNFLITYACYAALLCISASIIYPITYIWFFPHGRSQDHAIAATAFSFIAAVAYASEVAWARTWVWLGVITGYMVTVPGLLKGLEAFVAAVIFAFIIDSHLYLHQPALVWCVAVYSICFLLAATALLLNWCDCDNRLPVAFPTFLLGLTLLSVLLYTSALVLWPLYQFDEQFGGQPERPRCNDGLVYSVCTWDQQLAVAVLTAVNLLVYVVDLVFLAHMVFSRTEDQLRGSQFPLLYKS, from the coding sequence ATGTGTTCATCCTCAGGCCTGCTTTCTGCAATCCTCCTGGGCTACTTCCTCCGCCTGTTGCAGCTGCTCTCCACCTGCCTGGCCTTCTCCCTCGTGGCCAGTGTGGGCACTTGGATGGGGGCCGTAAGTAACTGGTCCATATTCATCTGGTGCTTCTGCTTTCTTGTGACCCTCATCATCCTCATAATCGAGTTCTGTGGGCTCCAGTCCCGCTTCCCCTTCTCCTGGTACAACTTTCTCATCACCTATGCCTGTTACGCTGCCCTCCTCTGCATCTCGGCCTCCATCATTTACCCCATCACTTACATCTGGTTCTTCCCCCATGGCCGCTCCCAGGATCATGCCATCGCCGCCACTGCATTCTCCTTCATTGCTGCTGTGGCTTATGCCAGCGAAGTGGCCTGGGCTCGGACCTGGGTCTGGCTAGGCGTGATCACCGGCTACATGGTCACTGTGCCAGGACTGCTCAAGGGGCTGGAGGCTTTCGTGGCTGCTGTCATCTTCGCCTTTATCATCGACAGCCACCTGTACCTGCACCAGCCGGCCCTGGTGTGGTGCGTGGCCGTGTACTCCATCTGCTTCCTCCTGGCAGCCACGGCCCTCCTGCTGAACTGGTGTGACTGTGACAACAGGCTGCCCGTTGCCTTTCCCACTTTTCTTCTGGGGCTGACCCTGCTCTCCGTCCTCCTCTACACCAGTGCTCTGGTCCTCTGGCCTCTCTACCAGTTTGACGAGCAGTTTGGTGGCCAGCCGGAGCGGCCTCGCTGCAACGACGGGCTCGTCTACTCTGTGTGCACCTGGGACCAGCAACTGGCTGTGGCCGTCCTGACAGCCGTCAACCTGCTGGTTTACGTGGTCGACCTGGTGTTCTTGGCCCACATGGTTTTTTCAAGGACTGAGGATCAGCTCAGGGGCTCCCAGTTCCCTCTTCTTTACAAGTCATGA
- the LOC122454949 gene encoding myeloid-associated differentiation marker-like, whose translation MPSTSRFFRVFWFLRLPQLFSTCVAFSLVADMGFLRGAIGNWSMAIWCLCFAMTLVVVIVEYKDFQSFFPFYWYNFPVTYACYAALVCLSISIIYSITYVQFLPYGLFGDRAIAATAFSCVASVFYAMDVAFMWNCYKLDNISCYMHTVPGLLKVLETFMAGVIFAFLSNTSLYMHQPALEWCVAVYSICFILSSVALLLSLWEFDNRLLFPFPIFQLVINLLSILLYVSALLLWPLYQCYEEFVRQHQRSSDGDCGDELTYHMCTWDQRLAVAILTAINLLVYVADLVYWARQVSVGTEGPVLIFCSQEVSSPLSDIL comes from the coding sequence ATGCCATCCACTTCCAGATTTTTCAGAGTGTTCTGGTTTCTTCGCCTGCCACAGCTCTTCTCCACCTGTGTGGCCTTCTCCCTGGTGGCTGACATGGGCTTTTTGAGAGGGGCCATAGGTAACTGGTCCATGGCCATCTGGTGCCTCTGTTTTGCCATGACCCTTGTTGTAGTTATTGTCGAGTATAAGGATTTCcagtccttctttcctttctactgGTACAACTTCCCCGTCACCTATGCCTGCTACGCTGCTCTCGTCTGCCTCTCAATCTCCATCATCTACTCCATCACCTACGTCCAGTTCCTTCCATATGGCCTCTTTGGGGACCGGGCCATTGCCGCCACTGCATTCTCCTGTGTCGCTTCTGTGTTCTATGCCATGGATGTGGCCTTTATGTGGAACTGCTACAAGCTGGACAATATCTCCTGCTACATGCACACCGTGCCAGGCCTGCTGAAGGTGCTGGAGACCTTCATGGCTGGTGTCATCTTCGCCTTCCTCAGCAACACCTCCCTGTACATGCACCAGCCGGCCCTGGAGTGGTGTGTGGCCGTGTACTCCATCTGCTTCATCCTGTCATCAGTGGCTCTCCTGCTGAGCCTGTGGGAATTTGACAACAGACTGTTATTCCCTTTCCCCATTTTCCAACTTGTGATCAACCTGCTCTCCATCCTCCTCTACGTCAGTGCTCTGCTCCTCTGGCCGCTCTACCAGTGCTATGAGGAATTTGTCAGGCAGCACCAGAGGTCCAGTGATGGGGACTGCGGAGATGAGCTCACCTATCACATGTGCACCTGGGACCAGCGTCTGGCTGTGGCCATCCTGACAGCCATCAACCTGCTGGTTTACGTGGCCGACCTGGTGTACTGGGCCCGCCAGGTTTCTGTAGGGACTGAGGGACCAGTCCTGATCTTCTGCTCACAGGAGGTATCCTCACCGCTCTCTGacatcctctga